The following proteins come from a genomic window of Ochotona princeps isolate mOchPri1 chromosome 14, mOchPri1.hap1, whole genome shotgun sequence:
- the LOC101529522 gene encoding LOW QUALITY PROTEIN: olfactory receptor 13F1 (The sequence of the model RefSeq protein was modified relative to this genomic sequence to represent the inferred CDS: inserted 5 bases in 3 codons; deleted 3 bases in 2 codons; substituted 1 base at 1 genomic stop codon), which produces MKTITKLGEESHFNGLENNLLCFLAFSQYPKVEIIAFRLCLLMCLXILLGDIVLICITVPDFHLHNPXSNLSFLDSWYPSSALSSMLEKFVSGKNTISFSGCASQKYLSLVMDFTECVLLSTMAYDWYVTICNPLKYPIIRNRRVCVQTPAGFWETXHLTALAETASVLQLSPCGNSIINHFAFEILAVLKLACVDTSVVQLIMLMTSVLTAPSQPMLSSVSLMHVSSNTQSLSSVDGQSKAISICAAHLTVVALFCGTALSLYLKPSATYSQETDKCMSLVNAELMPMLNLIINNLCXEIKTAVKKILIRNPFSTDFISILNLRLEYSISNTNPT; this is translated from the exons TTTCCTAGCATTTTCCCAGTACCCCAAAGTTGAGATCATTGCATTTAGGCTCTGTTTGCTGATGTGCCT AATCTTGCTGGGTGATATTGTTCTGATCTGCATCACTGTCCCAGATTTCCATTTGCACAATCC CAGTAACCTCTCATTTCTGGACAGCTGGTACCCCTCTTCTGCTCTCTCTTCAATGCTGGAGAAATTTGTTTCAGGGAAAAACACAATCTCATTCTCAGGATGTGCCTCTCAGAAGTACTTGTCTCTTGTCATGGACTTCACTGAATGTGTACTCCTCTCCACAATGGCATATGATTGGTATGTGACCATCTGCAATCCCTTGAAATACCCCATCATCAGGAACAGGAGGGTTTGTGTACAGACTCCAGCTGGATTCTGGGAGACATGACACCTCACTGCCCTGGCGGAAACAGCCTCTGTGTTGCAGTTGTCTCCCTGTGGAAACAGCATTATCAATCACTTTGCTTTTGAGATTCTGGCTGTCTTGAAACTGGCTTGTGTAGATACCTCTGTGGTGCAGTTAATTATGCTCATGACCAGTGTACTGACTGCCCCCTCCCAGCCAATGCTATCCTCTGTATCTCTAATGCATGTATCCTCA AACACCCAGAGCCTCAGCTCAGTGGATGGGCAAAGCAAAGCCATTTCAATATGTGCTGCCCATTTGACTGTGGTGGCTCTGTTTTGTGGGACAGCT CTCTCCTTGTACCTGAAGCCCTCAGCCACATATTCACAGGAAACTGATAAATGCATGTCTCTGGTCAATGCAGAATTGATGCCCATGTTGAATCTGATCATCAATAACTTAT AAGAGATAAAAACAGCtgtgaaaaaaatattgattaGAAATCCTTTTAGTACTGACTTTATTTCCATCCTGAATTTGAGATTGGAATACTCAATATCAAATACAAATCCAACATAG